GCCCGCGCCCCCGATGCCGCCCGAGTCGGTGATGCAGAACGCCGCCGCGGTCGGCGCCGGCACCCTATGCAACGACGTCGCCTGGCCCCGGTCCGCCGCCCACTACCAGAAGGGGGTCGACGAGAGCCGGGCGAAGTTCCCGCTGACGGCGGGCATGCCGCGCGGCGCGATGCTGTGTGCCGCCTGGCCGTTCACGCCGAAGGAGCCCGCGGTACGGATCACCGACCGCGGGCCGTCCAACATCCTGCTCGTGCAGAACGAGCGGGACGTCGCCACGCCGCTCGCCGGCGCCCGCGAGATGCGCCGCGCCCTCGGGGATCGTGCCGTCATGGTCACCGTGAACTCCACTGGCCACAACGCCTACCTCGCCAACGGCAACGCCTGCGGCGACCGGACCGTCTCCCGCTTCCTGGCCACCGGGAAACGGCCCGCGTCCGACGTCACTTGCGACTGACGGCTACCGCTGTCGACCGGGCCGGTGGCCCGCCGCCCCGTATCGGCGGGCCACCGCGTGGAACGCCTCCTTCGGCTCCCGGTGCCAGCCGGAGGCGGGGTCGTCCGGACGGTCCTTGATCACCTTCGTGATGGCGTACGTCGCCAGGTCGAGGTCGAGACGGGGCTCGTCCGGGCGGTGCGGGGCGTCCGCGCTGATGAACTCGAAGGTCATGGCCGCGTACAGGCCCATCGACTCGAAGACGTCCAGCAGTTCGCCCACGTAGGCGGCCTGGACCCACTCGCTGCGGACCGGGTTGCCCTTGATCTCCGGCGGCTCCTTGTCGTAGTCGACGATGTCCCAGCCCATGCCCCCGCTCTCGGGGGCACCGACGTAGGCGCAGGTGCCGAACTCGGTGATGGCGAGCGGCTTGCCCCAGCGCAGGTACTGCTTCAGCTCCCGGACGTACTCGGACCGCTTCGGGAAGTACGAGTAGTAGTCGATGCCGACGATGTCGAAGAGGTTCCAGTCCGGGTCGTCGATGCTCTGGGCGGCGGCGTAGCTGAGGTTGCCCTTGAAGACGGAGCGGCCGACCTTGGCGGCCTTCGCCGTGAAGTCGGCGAGGCGGCGCCGCATCCGGGGCCAGTCGACCGTGCCGTTCTGCAGGTGCCTGATACGGTCCAGGACCGTCTCGCCCGGCAGGATGCCGGGGACGAACAGCCAGAACTCGCAGCCGACGCTCAAGTCGACACCGGCGCCCTGCCGGCGGAGCCGCTCCGCGAACCGGCCGGTCTCGGCCAGGTGCTCCAGGATGTCCCGCTGCGGGACGTCCCCGAGCGTCGGCTGCAACCAGATGTGCAGCCCGCGTTCGGCCGCCTCGGCGGCGGTGGCGGTGAGCCGTTCGACACCGTCCCCCGTGACGTCGATGGTGTCGGCATGCAGGTCGTCACGGATGGCCCGCACATCGGCCCGCATCCGGCGGGCGTTCCACGCGGTCCCCGGCGTCTCCCCCGCTCCGACCGTGTAGACGACGCCCCGTCGCCGCAGCCCCTTGCCGTGCCGGGCCTCCGTCGCCCGGGCCGCTCCCGCCGGTCCCATCGCCCCGGCGACCCCCACCGCCGCCGTCCCGGCCAGGAACTGCGCCCGGCTGATCCCCTTCGCCTGCTTGATCCCCTTGGTCTCATCCATACGGTTCACAGTGCCGAGCCGCGTCCGGTCCCGCTGTCGGCCGTCGGTCTACGGCGGCGCTACCAAGGTATGAGGCGCCGCGCCGAAGGAGAGGCTCATCCCTTGCCGAACCGGCGTACGTACCGCCGCTGCCAGGGCGTTTCCACCGCATGCCTGTCGTAGTGCCGCCGCACATACGCCACCGCCTCCTCCCCCGGCACCCCGTCCAGCACCGCCAGGCAGGCCAGGGCCGTGCCCGTGCGGCCCCGGCCGCCGCCGCAGGCGATCTCCACGCGTTCCCCGGCGGCCCGTTCCCAGGCGCGCGCCAGCACCGCCCGGGCGGCCGTCCGGTCCGACGGGAGGCGGAAGTCGGGCCAGCGGAGCCAGCCGGCCTCCCAGGGGACCTCGGGAGGCTGCTTGCCGAGCAGGTAGAGGCCGTAGGAGGGGGTGGGCGCGGTGGGATCCAGGGGGTGGCGCAGGCCTCGGCCGCGTACCAGCCGGCCGGAGGGCAGTCGCAGGACGCCGGCGTCGCTCTCGTTCCACAGCTCAGTCACGCCCTCATCATGCTCCGCGCCCGCCCGCCGGGGGGTGGGATCAGCCCACTCCCCGCGACTCCTTGGCCGCCCGCGCCGCGATCCCCCGGAAGTGCACCGCCATCGCCCGCTGCGCGCCCTCCACGTCGCGGGCGCGCAGGGCGGTGACGATGTCGCGGTGGCGGCGGACCGTGATCTCGGGGGACGGGTCGTCGGTCCAGCCGCGGGCGCCGGAGACCCGGCGGAAGACCGTCCAGAACGCGCCGAGGAGCTGGGGCACCAGCGCGTTGCCGAGGGAGGCGTACAGGATCTCGTGGAACTCGCGGTCGAGTTCCGGGAAGGAGCGGCCCGTGCCGCCCGCGGACTCCATGCGGGTCACCACGCCCTCCAGTCTCTCCAGCTCCGCCTCGGTGACCGTCGCGGCGACCCGGCGGATCAGGCCTTCCTCCAGCACCTCGCGGACCTGGAGGATCTCGGCGAGGGCGCCGGTGTCGTCGTCGTGCCGGGCCAGGGTGCGGAAGGTCAGGCCGTCGACGAGGGGGGTGAGGGAGGCCTGGCCGACGTAGGTGCCGTAGCCGTGTCTGATCTCGACGATGTCGAGGGCCTGGAGGGCTTTGAGGGCCTCGCGGACGGAGTTGCGGCTGACGCCGAGGTCCTCCATGAGTTCGGCCTCGGTGGGCAGCGGCGCGCCGGCGGTGAGTCTGCGGTCGAGGATGAGCTGCACGACCTGGCGTTGTATCCGGCTGGTCCTGGGCTCCTCGGACATGCGCCGCATCGTACGCGCCCCGGACGTCCCACGTCCCACCTCTGGCGGTACCCGACGTCGGACCTGCCCTGATAAGCCGTCAACTCGCGCCATTTCACAGCGCCATTGGTCCGACCTCTGGCAGATACGCCATTCGTGTGCGATCCCTTGACCGCCCCTACGGCCGCTCCTATGGTCGCGCTGACCGCAGGACGTAGGACGTCGTATCTCCTCTGCTCGCCCCCTCGTTTCCTTTCCAGACCTCTCGCTGGAGGACCCCGTGCGCGACGTGACCCACGACGTGCCGGCGCTGCACCGCCGGTCGTTCCTGAAGTACACCGGCGCGCTGGGCGCGGCCGCCGCCGTCTCCGCGTCGCTGTCGGCCTGTTCGTCCGGGCCGGAGTCCACCAACGACACCGGTGGCGGCGGCAGCGGGGCCAACCGGACGCTGACGGCGGTGATCGGCTACGGCAACGACGGCAGCTGGGACCCCACCCAGACGGCGTCCGCGTTCTGCATGGCCGCCAACAACCACATCTACGAGGGCCTGCTCGACACCGACCCGATCTCCCGTGAGCCGTACGCGGCCCTGGCGACCGAGGTGCCGAAGGACCCGGACAGCACGTCCTGGAAGTTCGCGCTGCGGGCGGGCGCGAAGTTCCACGACGGCAAGCCGGTCACCGCCGACGACGTGGTCTTCGTCTTCGAGCGGATCCTCGACCCGGACACCCAGACCCTCGCCAAGGGCTTCTTCGCGAGCTGGCTGAAGGAGGTCCGGAAGATCGACGCGCAGAACGTGGAGCTGGTGCTCAAGTTCCCCTTCCCGGACGGGCTTTCGCGGCTGACGCTCGCCAAGATCATGCCGAAGCACGTGTTCTCGCAGCCGGGCGCCTGGGACGACGCCATCAAGGGCAAGGCGATCGGCTCGGGTCCGTACCGGCAGACCGCTCACCACCCGAAGTCGAACACGACCTTCGAGGCGTTCGACGGCTACAACGGCCCACGGGGGCCCGCCTTCCGGAAGATGAACTGGCTGACGATCGTGGACGCGGCGCCCCGCGTCGCGAAGATCTCGGGGTCGAGCGCGGGCGCGCAGATCGCGGACAACATCCCGTACGCCAACATCGCGCAGTTGGAGAGCAGCGGGCTGACGGTCGCCGGCGGGGCCGGGATGAACAACCTGTTCCTGATGTTCAACACCAAGCACAAGCCCTTCGACGACGTGCGCGTGCGCCAGGCGCTGCACTACGCCATCGACACCGAGAAGATGGTGGAGGTCGCGCTCAAGGGCCACGGGAAGCCGTCGAGTTCCTTCCTCGACGAGAGCAACCCGTCCTACCGCCGGGCGAAGACCGTCTACGACTACGACCCCGACAAGGCGAAGGCGCTGCTGAAGGAGGCCGGGGTCAGGGGGCTGAGCATCGACATCCTCGCGGTGAACGTGAGCTGGATCGTCGACTGCCTGCCGACCATCAAGTCCTCCTGGGACGCGATCGGCGTGAAGACGACCCTGTCCCCGCAGGAGACCACGGCCGTGTTCACGAAGATGGACCAGAAGCAGGACTACCAGGTCGTCGCCGCCGCCTCGAACCCCAACCAGTTCGGCCTCGACGCCGACCTGATCATGCACTACAACTACGGGCCCGAGAACCTGTGGATGCAGTACACGCGGTGGGCCGGCGATCCCGTCGCCAAGGCGCTCTTCAAGGACATGGACCGGGCCACCCGGGAGCCGGATGCCGAGAAGAAGAAGGCGATGGTCCAGGACTACATCGACGTCGTCGCCGAACAGGCCGTGCTCTACCCGGTCGTCCACAACGAGCTGATGACGGCCTGGGACCCGAAGCAGCTCAGCGGGATAAGGGCACAGCCCTACCCCGGCATCAACCTCCTCCAGGCCAAGTGGGCCTAGCCGACAGGGGGGTTGCCGTCACGTGATCGCCGTCGTCCGTATCCTGCTCCGCCGCATCGCCCTGCTCGTGCCGCTGATGCTCGGCATCGTGCTGTTCGTGTTCCTGGTGATGCGGTTCTCGGACGTCGACCCGGCGTCCGCGTTCTTCCAGGGCGCCAACCCGACACCGCAGCAACTGCACGACTTCCGCGAGGAACACGGCCTGCTCGACCCGCTGCCCGTGCGCTACGTCGACTTCGTCGCCGACCTGCTGCACGGCGACATGGGCACCAGCGCGCTGACCCGGGCGCCGGTGATCGACCAGGTCACCACCGCGCTGCCGCTCACCCTTCAGCTGACCTTCCTGGGCCTGGGCATCGCGGTCGTGCTGTCCCTCGTGGGCGGCGTGACCGCGGCGATCTACCGGGACCGGCTGCCCGACCAGATCATCCGGGTCGTGTCGCTGACCGGTGTCGCGGCGCCCGGCTTCTGGCTGGCGCTGCTGATGATCCAGTACCTGGCGGTCGACCTGGGCTGGTTCCCGACCGGCGGCTACATCAACCCGGCCGACTCCTTCACCGGCTGGCTGAAGACCATGACGCTCCCCGCCCTCGCCCTCTCCCTTCCGGTGGCGGCGCAGCTGACCCGGATCGTGCGGACGGCCGTGGTGGAGGAGCTGGACAAGGACTACGTACGCACGGCGATCGGGAGCGGGCTGCCGCCGCGCGTGGTGGTCGGGCGGAACGTGCTGCGGAACGCGCTCATCAACCCGCTCACCGTGCTCGGACTGCGCGTCGGCTATCTGCTGGGCGGCGCGGTCGTCATCGAGACGATCTTCTCGCTGCCCGGCATGGGCAAGCTGATGATCGACGCGGTGAAGAACGGCGATCCGGCCGTCGTCCAGGGCGTCGTACTGACCACGGCGGCCGGGTTCGTCGTCGTGAACCTCGTCATCGACGTCCTGTACCTGCTGGTCAACCCGCGACTGAGGGATGCGACCACGTGATGACCCGCATGATGTCCCGCAAGAGCCTCACCGAGGCGCTGTCCCGGCCCGGCGTGCGGCTGCGCGGCTGGCGCCGGCTGCCGTTGCTGTCGAAGGCCGCCGTCTGCTTCCTGGCGGTCGTCGTCCTGCTGGCGGTGCTCGCCCCGCTGCTCGCCCCGCACGACCCGCTCGACCAGCAGCCGCCCGTCGACGGCACCGGGCATCCGTCCGCCGGGCACTGGATGGGCCAGGACAGCCTCGGCCGTGACATCCTCAGCCGGCTGATGTACGGGGCGCGCTGGTCGCTCGCTATCGGGCTCGGCGCCACCGGGCTGGCGCTGGTGGCCGGGGCGCTGCTCGGGGCCGTCGCGGCCACCTCGCGCAAGGCGGTCGACGAGACGCTGATGCGCTGCCTGGACGTCGTCATGGCGTTCCCGGGCATCGCGCTCGCCGCCGTGCTGGTGGCGGTGTTCGGCGGGGGCATCACGGTGCTGATCTGCGCGATCGCGTTCCTGTTCACGCCGCCGGTGGCGCGTGTGGTGCGGGCGAACGTCCTCGACCAGTACGGCGAGGACTACGTGACGGCGGAACGGGTGATCGGTGCCCGGACACCGCACATCGTGCTGAAGCACGTGGCGATCAACTGCGCCGCGCCCGTGCTGGTGTTCTGCACGGTGCAGGTCGCCGAGGCGATCGTCTTCGAGGCGTCGCTGTCCTTCATCGGAGCGGGCGTGCGGCCGCCCGACCCGTCCTGGGGCAGTGTCATCGCGGACGGCAAGAACATGGTGCTGACCGGCGGCTGGTGGGCGACCGTGTTCCCGGGTCTGCTGATGCTGGTCACGGTGCTGTCGCTGAACATCTTGTCCGAGGGGGTGTCCGACGCGTGGGCGGCCCCCTCGGCGCGGGAGGTGGACGTACCCGAGGACGACCGGCTCCAGGCGCCGGAGCCCGGCAGCGGGGAGGTCGTGCAGCTGCCCGGTCTGGCACAGGCGGCGCGGCGGCTGCGGGCCCGGGCCCGTCAGCTGTCCCGGGACGGGCAGCCGGTGCTCGCGGTGGAGAACCTCGCCATCGGCTTCGACCAGCGGCACGGCGGCGTGGACATCGTGGACGGCATCAGCTTCGAGGTGCATCCCGGTGAGGTGCTGGGCCTGGTCGGCGAGTCGGGCTGCGGCAAGTCGCTGACCGCGCTGGCGATCATGGGCCTCCAGCCGAAGGGGGCGCGCGTCGGCGGCCAGGTCCGGTTCAACCAGCGGGACCTGCTCGCCGAGCCGATGCGCGCGCGCCGCAAACTCCTCGGCCACGAGATGGCGATGATCTACCAGGACGCCCTGTCGTCGCTGAACCCGGCGATGACGATCCGCGCGCAACTGAAGCAGGTCGTGCGGCGGGGCGGGCGGCGCAGTCCGGCCGAGCTGCTGACGATGGTCGGCCTCGACCCCGAGCGCACCCTGCGCAGCTACCCGCACGAGCTGTCCGGCGGGCAGCGGCAGCGCGTCCTGATCGCCATGGCCCTGTCCCGCGAACCGAAGCTGATCGTCGCCGACGAGCCGACGACCGCCCTCGACGTGACCGTGCAGGCCCAGGTCATAGAGCTGCTGCTGCGGCTGCGCGAGGAGCTGGGCTTCGCGCTGATCCTCGTCTCGCACGACCTGGCGCTGGTCGCGGACGTCACCGACCGGGTCGCGGTGATGTACGGCGGGCAGATCGTCGAGACGGGCGTGACCGCCGACCTGGTGGAGGCGCCGGCCCACCACTACACGCGCGGCCTGCTCGGCAGCGTGCTGTCGCTGGAGTCGGCGCAGGAGCGGATGACGCAGATCAAGGGGGTCGTGCCCTCCCCCGCCGACTTCCCGGCCGGATGCCGGTTCGCCGACCGGTGTCCACGGGCGAGCGGAATCTGCAGGACGACGGCACCGGACCTGACGGGCACCCCGAGCCATACGGCGGCCTGCCACCACCCGGCCATAGAGCTGGCGACCACCGAGACCGAGGCGGTGTCATGAACGCACAGCCCGCCTTCGTGGAACTGTCCGACGCGCATGTGGTGCACAAGGCCCGCAGCGGCGGCCTGTTCACCCGCGACCGGGTGTACGCCCTGACCGGCGCCGACCTGGCGATCGCGGCCGGCGAGACCATCGGCGTGGTGGGCGAGTCGGGCTGCGGGAAGTCGACGCTGGCCAAGGTGCTGGTGGGGGTGCAGCGGCCGACGCGGGGGACGGTGTCGTTCCGGGGCCGCGACCTGTGGGCGATGCCGCCCGCGGAACGCCGCCGGGCCGTCGGCGCCAGCACCGGCATGATCTTCCAGGACCCGTCGACGGCCCTGAACCGCCGCCTGACCGTACGGCAGATCCTGCGGGACCCGCTGGACGTGCACGACCGGGGCACGAAAGGCCAACGCGAGGACAGAGTCCGGGAGTTGATGTCCCTGGTCGGTCTCCCCCGGGCCCTCGCCGACGCCCTGCCGGGCCAGCTGTCGGGCGGGCAGCGGCAGCGCGTCGCGATCGCCCGGGCGCTGGCCCTGGACCCGGACCTGGTCGTGGCGGACGAGCCGACGAGCGCCCTGGACGTGTCGGTCCGCGCCCAGATCCTCAACCTGCTGCTGGACCTGAAGGAACGCCTGGGCCTGGCCCTGGTGTTCGTCTCGCACGACATCCAGACGGTCCGGCGGATGAGCGACCGCGTGATCACCATGTACCTGGGCCGGATCGTGGAGGAGTCCCCGGCCGCCCTGGTCACCGACCGGGCCCGGCACCCCTACACCCGCGCCCTGTTCTCCGCCACGCCCGGCCTGCTCGACCCGATCGAACCGATCCCGCTGGTCGGTCCGGTCCCGTCGGCGACGCGCCCGCCGAGCGGCTGCCCGTTCCGCACGCGCTGCTGGAAGGCGGACGGGACGTGCGCGCAGGCGATGCCGGACTTCTCGGTCGCGTCGGCCCCCGCCCACCGCTTCCGCTGCCACCATCCTGTCCAGGAGGACGAGTCGACCCGCGACCTCGTCCGCCGGAGCGACCCGATGGAGGCCCCATGACGATCACCCCGCTGACCGGTGTCATCCCGCCCGTCTGCACGCCCCTGACACCGGACCGCGAGGTGGACGTCCCCTCGCTGCTCAGGCTGGTCGACCATCTGGTGGCCGGCGGGGTGCACGGCCTGTTCGTGCTCGGCTCGACCTCGGAGGCCGCGTATCTGACGGACGGGCAGCGCAGGCTGGTGGTCGAGTCGGTCGCGGCCCACGTGGGCGGGCAGCTCCCGGTGCTGGCCGGGGCGATCGACATGACGACGGCCCGGGTCCTGGACCATGTCGCGGCGGTGACGGCGGCGGGCGCGGACGCGGTCGTCGTCACCGCCCCGTTCTACGCCCGGACCCACCCGGCGGAGATCGCCCGCCACTACCGCGTGGTCGCCGCGGCGAGCCCGGTCCCGGTGATCGCCTACGACATCCCCGCCGCCGTCCACACGAAGCTGCCCGCGGACGTGGTCCTGGAGCTGGCCGCCGACGGTGTCCTGGCCGCGCTCAAGGACTCCAGCGGCGACCTGGCCGCCTTCCGCCAGGTCGTGACCGGGGCCAGGGCCCACCAGGGCATCACCGGCTTCAGCGTGCTGACCGGCTCCGAGCTGATCGTCGACGCGGCGCTCGCGGTCGGCGCGGACGGCACGGTGCCCGGCCTCGGCAACGTCGACCCGCACGGCTACGCCCGCCTGGACGGCCTGTGCCGCGCCGGGGAGTGGGAGGAGGCCCGGGCCGAACAGGAGCGGCTGTGCGCCCTGTTCGGCATGGTCACCGTCGGCGACCCGGCCCGCATGGGCCCCGGCTCCTCGGCGATCGGCGCCTTCAAGGCCGCGCTGCACCTGCGGGGCGTGATCGACTGCCCGGCGACGGCTCAGCCGCAGGTGCCGTTGTCGCAGGACGAGGTGGCGCGGGTCGGGAAGTACCTGGCGGCGGCGGGTCTGCTCTAGAGCTCGTCGGCCGGCAGGCGGCGGAACTCGATCGTCTCGTAGGTCCCCTGGGCGCCCGTCTCGTAGAGGATCCCCACCGTCTTCCGGCCGAGCGGCACCAGGTCGGAGTAGGCCGCGGGACGCTGGGAGAGCGTCAGCGCCTTGGTGAAGGTGGCGCCGCCGTCCGTGCTGCGCCAGACGGCCATCGCCCGGCGGGCGGTGGGGACGGACGGGCCGGAGAACAGCAACGGGCTGCGGCGGCCCGGGAGTTGCAGGACGCTGCCCTGC
The genomic region above belongs to Streptomyces coeruleorubidus and contains:
- a CDS encoding abortive phage infection protein, whose protein sequence is MDETKGIKQAKGISRAQFLAGTAAVGVAGAMGPAGAARATEARHGKGLRRRGVVYTVGAGETPGTAWNARRMRADVRAIRDDLHADTIDVTGDGVERLTATAAEAAERGLHIWLQPTLGDVPQRDILEHLAETGRFAERLRRQGAGVDLSVGCEFWLFVPGILPGETVLDRIRHLQNGTVDWPRMRRRLADFTAKAAKVGRSVFKGNLSYAAAQSIDDPDWNLFDIVGIDYYSYFPKRSEYVRELKQYLRWGKPLAITEFGTCAYVGAPESGGMGWDIVDYDKEPPEIKGNPVRSEWVQAAYVGELLDVFESMGLYAAMTFEFISADAPHRPDEPRLDLDLATYAITKVIKDRPDDPASGWHREPKEAFHAVARRYGAAGHRPGRQR
- a CDS encoding protein-tyrosine phosphatase family protein — encoded protein: MTELWNESDAGVLRLPSGRLVRGRGLRHPLDPTAPTPSYGLYLLGKQPPEVPWEAGWLRWPDFRLPSDRTAARAVLARAWERAAGERVEIACGGGRGRTGTALACLAVLDGVPGEEAVAYVRRHYDRHAVETPWQRRYVRRFGKG
- a CDS encoding oligopeptide/dipeptide ABC transporter ATP-binding protein; translated protein: MNAQPAFVELSDAHVVHKARSGGLFTRDRVYALTGADLAIAAGETIGVVGESGCGKSTLAKVLVGVQRPTRGTVSFRGRDLWAMPPAERRRAVGASTGMIFQDPSTALNRRLTVRQILRDPLDVHDRGTKGQREDRVRELMSLVGLPRALADALPGQLSGGQRQRVAIARALALDPDLVVADEPTSALDVSVRAQILNLLLDLKERLGLALVFVSHDIQTVRRMSDRVITMYLGRIVEESPAALVTDRARHPYTRALFSATPGLLDPIEPIPLVGPVPSATRPPSGCPFRTRCWKADGTCAQAMPDFSVASAPAHRFRCHHPVQEDESTRDLVRRSDPMEAP
- a CDS encoding ABC transporter permease; the encoded protein is MIAVVRILLRRIALLVPLMLGIVLFVFLVMRFSDVDPASAFFQGANPTPQQLHDFREEHGLLDPLPVRYVDFVADLLHGDMGTSALTRAPVIDQVTTALPLTLQLTFLGLGIAVVLSLVGGVTAAIYRDRLPDQIIRVVSLTGVAAPGFWLALLMIQYLAVDLGWFPTGGYINPADSFTGWLKTMTLPALALSLPVAAQLTRIVRTAVVEELDKDYVRTAIGSGLPPRVVVGRNVLRNALINPLTVLGLRVGYLLGGAVVIETIFSLPGMGKLMIDAVKNGDPAVVQGVVLTTAAGFVVVNLVIDVLYLLVNPRLRDATT
- a CDS encoding FadR/GntR family transcriptional regulator, which encodes MRRMSEEPRTSRIQRQVVQLILDRRLTAGAPLPTEAELMEDLGVSRNSVREALKALQALDIVEIRHGYGTYVGQASLTPLVDGLTFRTLARHDDDTGALAEILQVREVLEEGLIRRVAATVTEAELERLEGVVTRMESAGGTGRSFPELDREFHEILYASLGNALVPQLLGAFWTVFRRVSGARGWTDDPSPEITVRRHRDIVTALRARDVEGAQRAMAVHFRGIAARAAKESRGVG
- a CDS encoding dihydrodipicolinate synthase family protein, which translates into the protein MTITPLTGVIPPVCTPLTPDREVDVPSLLRLVDHLVAGGVHGLFVLGSTSEAAYLTDGQRRLVVESVAAHVGGQLPVLAGAIDMTTARVLDHVAAVTAAGADAVVVTAPFYARTHPAEIARHYRVVAAASPVPVIAYDIPAAVHTKLPADVVLELAADGVLAALKDSSGDLAAFRQVVTGARAHQGITGFSVLTGSELIVDAALAVGADGTVPGLGNVDPHGYARLDGLCRAGEWEEARAEQERLCALFGMVTVGDPARMGPGSSAIGAFKAALHLRGVIDCPATAQPQVPLSQDEVARVGKYLAAAGLL
- a CDS encoding ABC transporter substrate-binding protein; protein product: MRDVTHDVPALHRRSFLKYTGALGAAAAVSASLSACSSGPESTNDTGGGGSGANRTLTAVIGYGNDGSWDPTQTASAFCMAANNHIYEGLLDTDPISREPYAALATEVPKDPDSTSWKFALRAGAKFHDGKPVTADDVVFVFERILDPDTQTLAKGFFASWLKEVRKIDAQNVELVLKFPFPDGLSRLTLAKIMPKHVFSQPGAWDDAIKGKAIGSGPYRQTAHHPKSNTTFEAFDGYNGPRGPAFRKMNWLTIVDAAPRVAKISGSSAGAQIADNIPYANIAQLESSGLTVAGGAGMNNLFLMFNTKHKPFDDVRVRQALHYAIDTEKMVEVALKGHGKPSSSFLDESNPSYRRAKTVYDYDPDKAKALLKEAGVRGLSIDILAVNVSWIVDCLPTIKSSWDAIGVKTTLSPQETTAVFTKMDQKQDYQVVAAASNPNQFGLDADLIMHYNYGPENLWMQYTRWAGDPVAKALFKDMDRATREPDAEKKKAMVQDYIDVVAEQAVLYPVVHNELMTAWDPKQLSGIRAQPYPGINLLQAKWA
- a CDS encoding dipeptide/oligopeptide/nickel ABC transporter permease/ATP-binding protein — encoded protein: MMSRKSLTEALSRPGVRLRGWRRLPLLSKAAVCFLAVVVLLAVLAPLLAPHDPLDQQPPVDGTGHPSAGHWMGQDSLGRDILSRLMYGARWSLAIGLGATGLALVAGALLGAVAATSRKAVDETLMRCLDVVMAFPGIALAAVLVAVFGGGITVLICAIAFLFTPPVARVVRANVLDQYGEDYVTAERVIGARTPHIVLKHVAINCAAPVLVFCTVQVAEAIVFEASLSFIGAGVRPPDPSWGSVIADGKNMVLTGGWWATVFPGLLMLVTVLSLNILSEGVSDAWAAPSAREVDVPEDDRLQAPEPGSGEVVQLPGLAQAARRLRARARQLSRDGQPVLAVENLAIGFDQRHGGVDIVDGISFEVHPGEVLGLVGESGCGKSLTALAIMGLQPKGARVGGQVRFNQRDLLAEPMRARRKLLGHEMAMIYQDALSSLNPAMTIRAQLKQVVRRGGRRSPAELLTMVGLDPERTLRSYPHELSGGQRQRVLIAMALSREPKLIVADEPTTALDVTVQAQVIELLLRLREELGFALILVSHDLALVADVTDRVAVMYGGQIVETGVTADLVEAPAHHYTRGLLGSVLSLESAQERMTQIKGVVPSPADFPAGCRFADRCPRASGICRTTAPDLTGTPSHTAACHHPAIELATTETEAVS